ATAAATGTTAAAATATAAGTAAAAACTAGACTGGAAGATAAATGGGCTAAAACAACAGGCATAAACACTCACCCATTCCATTGGGCATAGAGATCTATAGTATCTGGCAAATTTTTGACACTCAGAAGCATCTTCACCTTTAGCATTCAAACACCTGCATTTGCAGTTATATGTCTAGCTAATTACATTCACCATTTCAAATGGGCATTTGCAATAGCAGATACACTAGACAGGTTGTAACTAGTCAGCatgttaataatttattaaacaGACAGAAATATAAAACAAACATACTTGTGATATTCAATGTAGCGAGTGAAACAGTGCCTCGTCTGATTTGTTGTGGGAAAGCGAAAATCAGCTGGTGCAGTTTTCAACTCAATCTAACAGACAAGCACACAGCAATATAAAGATCAGCATGAAACATTCTCCACAAGCATTCTTATACCTAAGAGAAGAAAAAGGTTTAGATAAAGCTTTCAAGAAATCAAAAAGTAAACTAAAACTTAAGCACATAAAATCGAATGAAAATTAAAAGCAATAGAACTTTAAAAATGACATGATTAGGCACGAGTTTTCTGACCATTCAAGATACTCAATAAGCATCTAAGGAATCTTAGAGGAACATCCAACTTGGAGCATATAACCAAGAACTATAGTTATGCAATTCTGAGACTATATTCACAGCTCTTGGGTTTTGCTGAGCAacttcataaaaatatatgcaaatGGAGCATTCAACATACTATGAATAAGTTCAGTCCTCTTTATGACCACTACAACCATTGCTACTCAATGAATTAGATGGAACAGATTGTGTCTTTGTAGATACTAGATTGCAATGTACTTATATAACctaattttttaatgatttagTATGCCGGTGGGGCCCATGCCACAACCCCCTTAGATATTCAATCAATAGAAAGAAGTGTTAAATTAATTTTACATATGTAAAAGACTTAGattatttatcaataattgcaaACACAAAATGATTGTTCATATATAATTGCCAAATAATTACTCATATTTCATACTAATAGTCATTGCTCCATACCTGCTACATTAAGACTATGTTACAGAGACATTTGATTTTAGTAGTAAACATACTAGTACCTAGAGCTCAAAATAGTTACTGAAACCATTTAAAACAAAAAGGTTAGTGAGTTCCATGATATTGAACAAAAAGGTTAGCTACATTACCCCAACATCAAGACTATGTTAAGCATAGCATTTTTTTTCACTGGGAGGCAAGCAGTGAAATTTATTCGAATTATTGATGATCAAGGCTCTCTAAAAAGAACCAAAGGGGCTTCCTTTAATTGGGcaggaaaaataaaaagaaaaaaaataacgcACGGAAACAAGAGGAAAACAAATGAAGCTTCAAATGCATGAAAATTATGCAATTAACCCATCAAGAAACCACGTTATCACAATTATTTACCTTgttaagaaaaatgaagaaagcCACACGGACGGAAATTAAAAAACAAGATCAGGAAACCCTTGGTCCATGGCTTACACAATATTTTACAGTGgccaaaaaaaatcaataaatcctAACATACGAGGTGCAGAAAATTTGTTTTAATACGAGATAAAAGAAAATTCTTGATGCTAAACcgtaaaatatcaaatctaaagatAGATTAATGAATTCGTAAACGATCTAAAGTagaggagaaaagagagaaagatcggAAAAACTAGGGTTAAATCAAGCGGTCGTGAGACCAATTAatcaagagaaggagagaagggTTACCTCCGCCATCGGGATTTTCTTGGTCGTAAGAAACGCAACCCTGGATTGCAAGTCACCACGGCAACGAACGAGACTGGACGCCCCTCTCGACACAATTTTCAGATGGACCCTGAAATGCGATTATGTCCGTAGAGTTCGACCGTTGGATCAGCAGCCGGTGAATCATCCGAGACCGCGACGCGATGAGGTGCAAGTTGGGCCCGACTGGCGCTCACTGGTATGGCTCATCAAAATtcctcacaaatttttttttttctttcaaaaaaattacgaaaTCCTGTATTAATATCATAGCATCctatatcataaaattttatattgaatattatattttttttataaaatattataacatcagtataaaatattaaaatttttataaaaaatatttttattatttaaaattttaaataaaaaataaaattataatattaaatatatattaaaaattaataattatataatctaaTCGGATAAAATGATGCATTTCATGTCAGATTTTTTGCATCATAGATAGTGTATAAAGAATTTCGCTACGTAGCAAACACAACAGGTGTTTGTATGAAAAATGCTGTGGCCCATGTCCAAGATGACCAATGAAAGCAAAAAGCACGTAGCAAGAAAGAACTGGCGACCCAGATTAAAAAAAACAATACGAACCAAAAGAGGCAATGGAGACACAGAATACTCAACTGGGCAACAGAAGACAGATAAAGGCTATGGAAAAAGCAAACACCATACAACCGTAAATGTATATCAGAAGGATAAATCTTGTGAGCAACAATCCTCATAATCTGGATAAATCTGTGTAACGTATGTAAGAGAGGATCAAGTAACATGTGGAGCAAAAGATGCAGCCAAGTTTAAAAAGCCAATATACTGAGCAGTGAACTGAATATGAAGGGCTAGCCGAAGGCGAAATAGTAAATGCAGCAGGTTGATATAAGCACAAATATAACCATAGTAAGTATGTAAATCAACAGGATGAGCACGAAACAGAGCTCCTCCAAGTGAACAATAGGGCATCGAACTGATAAGCTGGAAATAATATAACCTGAGCAGTGTAAAGCACAACAACAAGAGAAGAATATAGTTTTGAAGCGCATAATACTATATATGATGGCGATAGTTCTTGAGATTAAATGTCTCTAATAATGAAGCAGTGTGAATAATAGAAATAGAAGTAAAACATAATATAATCAAGGCCCTGTACAGAGAAACAAATGATAATGTTAAAAATAAACCATCAATACCCCACTCACTATGGTCTCATTCTTCCCATTATAATTTTTCCTCTCATTTCTTTTTCTCTGTTATTTTGAATCACAGTATTTTCAATTGCCACTCTCTCACTGTCCTTTCTGTTTACTTTCCATTCAATTCTGTATTCAACGGTCTTATTTCCCTCATCATTTTCTTGCTTTTTTCCAAGATGTAATTCTTCAAACCCCCTTCTCTTTATTTGCAATCTACATTTCGCAATTAAAACTTTATTAAACTTTACAAGGGCTGTCATTTGGTGATCTAAATCTAGCGTACATATcaaatgatggatttgaaagaataTCTACATTAGAAACTAGACAAATATTTCTActaaaaaaagtaaaagaaactAGACAAATATTTCaaccataaaaaaaaagaaactagaCAAATATGCATAAAATGTTTAGAGATTAAATAACACAGAACAATACATTTGTTTGACCACTCAATGCATATACACTCTGGGTCTCCAAATCACATGACTTTTGATGTGTATGTAAACAGTTTAGAGGAAGTAGATAACATCCAGTGGCTAGGATCATCGATGTTGGACCCCCTCCACACCCAAAGCAATGTTAACTCTATAATACCAATCTTGCACCTAAATATTTTACTTCTAAACCTTCCATTCCATCCACTTCATTAATACTCTATTGATCTCCTCATCATCTCTTAATACCTCCTCATATACTAGGAGGAAAAATGATAGAATCACTATCAGAAAATTCCATAACCATCAATATTAGTAAGTCTAAAGAGGTTTCGCAAGAAGATGAAAGTGTCGGCAGCTATGTTACTTGGGTTTGGTTACATACATTTCTGACCATAGGATCCTTTTAGTCATTAAGAATTCTTCTTGCACATCATACCCGAGTGTCACACCCCTAACCATTTCTAGGTGCTGGGTGCAAGAGCTCCGCGGTAAACTGAAGCGTCTGGATACAGAAACAGCACCATTTCCAGGTGCTGGGTGTTTAGAGATTCATTTACGGAAACAGTTTAAATTTACAAATATGATTGTAAATTACAGGGTtgttaattattataatcagttcACGACAATTAACAACCAATACATGGGAATGaatcttgaatttttattcaaattgatacctagattgaaaacAGTATCATCTCTATATCTTTTGTCTTTTTAATCCTTTTACCAGCTCTGATTCATTGCTTGATATTAGACATCTAAGAGTGCAAGTCAACTGGGACAATCCAAGTTTGATTGAAAGTTTATCAATTGTGGATTGTAATTCAAGTTGAGAAATAAAAGAGCAAAATTGCAATTCAATTCCTTATCTTGTCAAACCATAGCCGAACTAGGTTCAAAAGTTTTTGACCTTATCATTATTTGTGTTGGAAGGAACTAATGTATATCTCTTCCTTCTCAAACGCGCACACAAGCTTTCAAAagacacaatttttttttttttttggatttaagttttttttaaaaaaacgagAAACAAAAGAactgcacctttttttttttgatacatataaGGCTGAAGATAAAaatcaaaacgaaaaaaaaaaaaaaaaggttatgtAAAAGTTTGCAGTCTAAAAAAGTCGAGCCCATAAGCATTTGCCGGTAAAAGTCTTGCAGGATTAAAAGGAAGACCATCACCAAACTCTCATTGCATATCACCATGAATCGTTGTGGATGCTAACCAATCGGCAATATGATTTCTTCTCAATAGAGAGGTGAAACTTTAAAAGTCCAATAAGCTCTCTTAAGATGTACAATATCTAGTAATACATGaggcaaaaaattaaaattttctggtTTTTGTATCCACTGAATAATAATAGTAGAGCCTTCAATCCATACATGGGCAGCTTGAAATTTCAATACAACATTGTTCAATCCTTCCCATGCTCCCACTAATTCAGTAGAAGAGGCCGAAGTACAATGCAACACCAAAATGATCACAAATAGCATAGCCATCAACAGATGAAGCTATCACTGAACCATCAAAGTTAAGCAATGCACTATTCAAAAGTGAGAGCAACACCATTAAATTTTCTGCCATTCATGCTTTCCTTCACCTATTTCATACTGGTCTGGTCAAATTTACGCATATCCGGACTGGAGGATCAGATATTAAAATATGAACCAGATTTGATCAAAGTCTAATCACAAGCATAAATAGCAGATGGGTTTCTCAAGCTTTTAAGCTCAAATCTGCAGGCCACGTGTAGGCTAAATTGCCGGTCAGAGTATAGGTTGATCAAGTCCGGCCTGTTGAGCTCCATATATATATGCGATCCATCGTAAGTTTCGTCTCCCATTCACGTCGATCGTAATGATCAGGGCCATCCATCAGATTGACGGTTGGTGAGCGAGTGGCGGGACGAGCGTGGCTTGCCAAGAAACAAAACCGGAGGTGATGCCGCCTTCTATCCACAGCCATAGACACGCGTACGACCAATACAATCAGTTACCAACTCCGCCATCCGATCCGATCCCAATGCCCTCCCATCCGAATATATCTTGACTCTTTCTCAAATCCAACAATATCCATTGGCGTAACAAACCTCCCTCCTCCAACTTCACTCGCTCACTTGCTGCTGCCTTCGCTCCTAAGATGGCCTCCGAGGCTCCTGCACCCAAAGAAGCCCTCCCCTCACCGTCGAACCCTCACCATTGCACCCCCTCCGACAAGATGAAGAGAATCCTTGGTCTCCTTGCCATCTTGGCCTACTTCCTCTCCCTCCCGGTCCTCGGCTTCGGCATCTGGCTCCTGGCCACCCGGGAGTACGAATGCGAGGATCTCCTGCGGATGCCGGCGATGCGGATAGGGATCGGGATCGCTCTACTGTTCCTGTTCGTCATCAGCAACGTGGTGGTGTACTACGGGCGACGGGTGCTGATACCCGGGAACTCGATTCTTAGCATCGCGCTGGTGGTGATGCTCACCGTGGGGCTGTCGCTGGTGGGCACGTACAAGATGGAGGCCCGCGGAGTGCCGGCGTCGCCAATGTGGCTGAGGGAGAGGGTGGCCACAGGCGATATCTGGAACAACATCAAGGCATGCCTGTATGGCAACGGGATATGCGCCGAACTGACCTACAGGACCATCCAGCTCACCTCCTACGACTTCAGCATGGCAAAGCTCTCTGACATTGAGGTAATTAAGAtgggagatatatatatatatatatatagttcccTAATTATTTGTATGACAGTTAACATGCATAAAGATTACGATGGTAGCTAGAATGTTTAACTTGTACATTGTGAATGAATAGTTTAGAGGGAGCGAGATAGATTGATACCAATATCATTGGCCTTTAGATCATCACCACCTTTCACGCACCAAATCCTTTGCAAATGTATGTAGGAAATTACTGCGCGCAGCCAGATCGCATGGTATACTTTTAACGTTGGTTATTCTacaattgcttttttttttttttttggtagaatacgCAATTGattttaaatgaaaattttaagCGTTTGATTGTAGAGTATCTgtcgtctatatatatatatatgcaaagtTGATacgtaaaatatatattaatgcaagtcttaaattttattgatgatgatTCTTTTGTGATGATGATAAGGCTGGTTGTTGTAAACCACCGGACATCTGTGGAATGGTGTACGTCAATGCCACTTATTGGAATGCGGCTGGGAGCAAGGATGGAAGAGAAAGCAGGTCGATAGCAGATCCATCAGTGTTTCCTTCCTTTGAGGATTGCCACATATGGAGCAATGAATTTAATGAACTCTGTTACGATTGCTACTCATGCAAAATGGGATTCTTGAAGGCCATAACATCTAGATGGAGGAACACTGGTGCATTTCTCATTGTAATGTCAGTGCTACTGGTGGCAGTTCATTCGGTTCGTTTTATCATCATCATGACCGCGGAGAGGCACAAGTAGCGTGAAGAACAATACTTGGAGCTGTAGATTTTCTGTTTAGTTGAGTTTTCTAGAAAGCCTTTTTAGTTCATGTTGATGCAAGATTTAGGTatgtatctctttctttttttttttggtaacgagGTATGTCCTTTTATTTTCAACTTTTGTTCCTTTGTTAAGTAGTAGTAATTTGTTTAACAATGAATTATTAATGAAAA
The DNA window shown above is from Elaeis guineensis isolate ETL-2024a chromosome 8, EG11, whole genome shotgun sequence and carries:
- the LOC105050763 gene encoding cytochrome c oxidase subunit 6b-3 isoform X2 translates to MAEIELKTAPADFRFPTTNQTRHCFTRYIEYHKCLNAKGEDASECQKFARYYRSLCPMEWVEKWNEQRENGTFPGPL
- the LOC105050763 gene encoding cytochrome c oxidase subunit 6b-3 isoform X3 — encoded protein: MAEIELKTAPADFRFPTTNQTRHCFTRYIEYHKCLNAKGEDASECQKFARYYRSLCPMEWFVADPRLLQNKDKHA
- the LOC140859696 gene encoding tetraspanin-15-like; protein product: MASEAPAPKEALPSPSNPHHCTPSDKMKRILGLLAILAYFLSLPVLGFGIWLLATREYECEDLLRMPAMRIGIGIALLFLFVISNVVVYYGRRVLIPGNSILSIALVVMLTVGLSLVGTYKMEARGVPASPMWLRERVATGDIWNNIKACLYGNGICAELTYRTIQLTSYDFSMAKLSDIEAGCCKPPDICGMVYVNATYWNAAGSKDGRESRSIADPSVFPSFEDCHIWSNEFNELCYDCYSCKMGFLKAITSRWRNTGAFLIVMSVLLVAVHSVRFIIIMTAERHK